Below is a window of Candidatus Neomarinimicrobiota bacterium DNA.
GAGTCCCTCCATTGAACGGGATCCCGAAAAGTGTATTCTCTGCGGACGTTGTGTGCGGGTTTGCCATGAAATGCAAAACGTGGGTGCCATTGACCTGATCAACCGCGGTTTTAACAGTGCTGTTGCCCCGGCTATGGACCGGAGTCTGAATACTGTGGCCTGTGTCTATTGCGGTCAATGTATTGTTCACTGTCCTGTGGGTGCTCTTCGTGAAAAGAGCGATCAGAAACGGGTATGGGAAGCCATCAACAATACGGACAAACTGGTAGTGGCCCAGATTGCCCCTGCGGTCCGAGTAGCCATCGGCGAGGAATTCGGCCTGGAGCCAGGTGAAATTGTCACCGGGAAAATCGTGGCCGCCCTCCGGCGCATGGGTGTGGATACAGTGTTCGATACCAACTTTGCCGCCGATCTTACCATTATGGAAGAAGCTAATGAACTGATAGAGCGGATTACGCAGAAGAAAACCCTGCCGATGGTTACATCCTGCAGCCCGGGCTGGGTGAAATATCTGGAACACTTTTATCCTGACCTCATGGATCACCTGTCAAGCTGCAAATCCCCCCACGAGATGGAGGGAGCCATGATTAAATCCTATTATGCCCGGAAAATGGGTATTAATCCGGAAAAGATTTTTGTGGTATCCGTCATGCCCTGTATTGCCAAGAAATTCGAGGCACAACGGCCTGAACTGGGTAAGGAATACCAGGATGTAGATGCAGTCATCACAACCCGGGAACTGGCCCGGATGATCCGGGTGGCCGGACTTGATTTCTCCCGACTGCCCGACGAGGGGTTTGATGATCCTTTGGGTGAATCCACCGGTGCCGGTGCTATTTTTGGTGCCGCCGGCGGTGTGATGGAAGCCGCCCTCAGAACCGCCCACTATATGATGACCGGAAAAGATATGCCGGTTATTGACTTCTCACCTATCCGCGGACTCCAGGGCGTAAAGGAATCCACGGTGGAGATCAACGGGATTAAACTGAAAGTCGCCGCCGTGAGCGGGTTGAAAAATATTGATGTTCTCCTGAAAGACATGCAGGCCGGAAAATCCGAATACCACTTTATTGAAGTGATGGCCTGTCCTAACGGGTGTATTAACGGCGGTGGTCAGCCCTTGCCCAGTACCCCGGAAAAAATCCAAAAACGGACGGAAGCCATCTACAAAATTGACCAGGGACTGCCAAAACGGTGTTCTCACCATAATCAGTCCATTCAAAAACTCTATCATGAATTCCTTGAAAAGCCGGGCAGCCACACCGCCCATGATCTGCTCCACACTTACTATACCAAACGAAACCGGCATTAAGGTTTGAACCGAACAATATAAAGAGGTCTCCATGAGCAAAAAAATACTCTTGATTGATGACGATACCGACCTGATTAACATCTATAAGCCCTTTCTCCAAAAAAATGGTTTTGAAGTTGAAGCGGCTTATAACAGTGAAGAAGGGAAAAAACTCTTCAAATCTTTTAAACCCGATGTGGTCTTTGCCGATCTGGTCATGGAACACTTTGATTCGGGATTTGTTCTCTGCCACTGGATGGAAAATCAGCCGGAGCGTAAAAACGCCCATGTAGTGATTTTTACATCTACGGGGCACGAAACAGGATACCGCTTTTCCACACAGACATCGGAAGAAAAAAACTGGATCAATGCCGATGATTATCTGGAAAAACCCATTTCTCCCAATGACCTTTTGCAGTACATTAAGGATAAAGTACTGAAAGAATCGTGAAAATACTCGATGCCCGTATCCTGATTATTGATGCTGAAGCCGAGGTGGTGGAATTCTTGAAAAACCACCTGGGGAATCATCATGTCATTGAGTCCACAGGAAGCGGGATAGAAGGGATTGCCAAAGGTTCCTCCTCAGAATATGATATATATTTCATCAGCATGTCCCTGCCCGATATCAGCGGCAGGGATGTGTTGCATGCCATTCGGAAAGTCCATGAAGAGGCCATCTGCATCATGATGTCTGCTAATCCGTCCATTGACTCGGCAGTGCAGACAACCCAGATGGGCGCCTACAATTACATTTCCAAACCCTTTGATCCTGAAAAAATTATTCCCATGATTCATCGGGCGCTGGAACGGCGCTGGTATATTCTGGAAGCCCGGCGCCTGCGGGAAGAACGGGAAAACAACCTGGCGGAACTCAGTGTGGATAAGTCCCGCCTTTTTACCGTCATTAATTCCATCGATGACGGGATTCTGGTTATCAATCAGAATAAAGAGATTATTTTTTACAATCCCCGTTTTCTTCAGCTGATTGATACGGACCGTCAAATCCTCATCGGGGATTCCATGTTCCGATATTTGCCCCAATCCCTGCAAAAACAGATTTGTGAAATCCTCCGGAAAGCTGAATCCGAGGGTAAAACCGGTGCCATCAAACAGGAACTGGTGATTAAACCGCCTTTGGAGTTGGTGGTAATGGCTAATACGGCCCCTGTTCTCGGGGAAAACGGCCAGTGTCTCGGCGTTGTATCGGTCCTTCGGGATATAACTGAAATGAAACAACTGGAACAGTCCAAATCCCGCTTTGTGAACATGGTGGCTCACGAGCTGAAAGCTCCGCTGGCAGCTATCCACAGTTATCTGAAAATGATTTTAGACAATGCGCTGGGTGATGATATTGTTACTTATAATACCTATATGAAGCGTTCCCTGGAACGGACCGAAGCCCTCATGGAGTTGATCAGCGATCTGATGAATATTTTCCGGATGGATTCCAAGGCCGTGAAACGGAACCTGGAAAATGTGGAAGTAGCCGAGCTTCTGGAAAGCACCGTAGAATTGTTTAAACCCCAGATGGAAGAACGGGAAATCAGCGTGAATCTAACTCTGAAACACGGACTCTTTGTCAAGGCCGATCCCGAGGAAATCCGGCGGGTTTTTACCAATTTGATCTCCAATTCCATCAAATACAATAAATACGAGGGCAGTATCGATATTGCCTGTGTGGAAGACGGCCGCTGGGTGAAAGTCTCCGTAAAAGATACCGGTATCGGCATGACACCCGACGAAAAAGACCGCCTGTTTCAGGAATTCTTCCGGGCGAAAAACAAATTCACCCGGGATATTACCGGCACCGGTCTGGGACTGACTATCCTGAAAAAAATTGTGGATGAATACGCAGGTCGCATCACCGTGGATACGGAATATGGGAAGGGAAGCACGTTTACGGTATATCTGCCGAGAGTTGAGAGGTGAGAGTCGTAAAGACAGGATACGTCCGGTCCCTGAGTTTTGAGTTATTCCTCCCGCAGAGTGCGCTATGCACAGTGGAATTGGGAATGAAGAATGAGATGATTGGATGATTGACCTCAGGCTTCAGTCTGTTGAAATATTTGACACAGTATATATATGATTAATAATATTATCTTGCTTTATGTCAGATTTCGGTGTATTTTACCCCCGGGGTGGGGGGCGTTATCTTATTGAAATAATATATCCCATTTCTCTTATAATCTCGGTATCAAATCAGTAGAAAATCCCCAATCGAATCAATCATTTTTAATAAGTTAGAAGCTGGAAGTTAGCGCTGCTTCGCGGCTGGTGTGTAATAAAGTGACGAGTGACAACTGCTGCTTCATTCTTCCGGACCGAAATCCGGGGTTGTCAATTCCCCAATCATCCAGTCAAATCAATCAATAATCTCTGTCCTTCTCCTGCAACACAAATTCATATCTCACAATTCCAACTCAACGGCAGGTCATGTCCTGCTGCTACAACTCTCCACTCTCTACTCAGTCCATAATAATGCTCAGCGCCGTTGTTAATTTAAGCACGTTCTGATTGGCTGTCCTCAGGTCATTGGCCAGTTTACAGGCAATGTTTTTCATAATAACGGCACCGATGTGGGGATATTTTTCCGCCAGTGTTTCCAGGTCGGAATTTTTAAAAATACCGATGATACACGGTTTCACGGCTTTTACATTGGCGCTTCGGGGAACATTCGGCTGAATCAGGCTCATTTCACCGATAAAAGGGTGGTTCTCATGAGTCAGGCGGATGAAGGCCTTTTCCCGTGTATCCCGGGCTCCGGGGGACATTGGCAACGTAAGGGGCTGGGAGATTTCAACTTCACCCTCAAGCAGGAGAAACATGAAATTCCCTTTGTCACCCTCCCGGATGATCATCTCGCCTTTCGGGACCTGATGCAACTCCATAAAGGGGTAAAAGGTCTTGATCTCATCCAGGGATAAATCCCGGAAAAAGGCGTATTCTTTTAATTGCTGGATATATTTTTGTGTCATAGTGTCACCGGATCAGGACGGCCAGATCATCGTCTGAGATGATATAATCATCCTCTGGGTTAAGATGAATGTTAATGCGGCTTTTATCTTCCATGGAGTGTCCTGCCATCCGGAGTTTCCGCTCAATGAAAGCATCCAGGTGACTGGAGTCGGATGAGAGGAAATCGGAAAAGGAGGCTCTCTTCTTTTCACTGACCACACCGATGAGAATTGCCCTGTCCTCTTCCCGGAAAAACCGGGATGCTTCTTTGAAGGTTTTTCCCACCAGCGCGGACGGCATTTTTTCCCGGTACAAGGAGGGATTCACTTTGTGATTCATCAGTTGGAAATAGGCCTGGGGCACACCGGGCATGAGCACCGAGGATGCCAGGATAAATCCGCTGTATTCATCGCGGACAATCACTTCATCGGCATTGGCGCGCTTCAGGTGGGAACGGTTTTCACTGCGATTAATGAAAGCGATGACCGGGGTTTTGGGAGAAAGGGATTTGATGGAGAGAGTGGCCAGGACCGTCTTTTCATCCGGATCTCCCTGAATATCCAGGTCGTTCGGGATGATAATCACGGACCGGGCATCCTGCAGGTTAGCCCTTTCCAGGACAAATTCCTTGGTAAAATCTCCCCGGACATACTGAATATCTGCGTTCTTGTACTGGAAAATGATGTTGTTGACATCTTCTTCCGGCAGTTCGTTGATGAGGACGATGGAACACAGGTCATGATTTTCAAAGAGGGAGATGATAGATTCAATAAGGCTGATAGCCTCTTCATTCCAGCCGCAGATGATGATATGATTGGAAACGGTTACGGTAGCCAAACCTTTACCCTCCCTGATTTTTCGGGCGACAAATGTCGATGAAATTGTTGCCGTGAGCATGGAAACAAAGGTGATTCCGCCGAACATGATCAAAACCGCCACAACCCGGGGCAATCCCGGTCCCGGAATCAGATCCCCGTACCCCACGGTGGTAATGGTAACAAAAGCCCACCAAAGGGCTTCCTG
It encodes the following:
- a CDS encoding response regulator, with translation MKILDARILIIDAEAEVVEFLKNHLGNHHVIESTGSGIEGIAKGSSSEYDIYFISMSLPDISGRDVLHAIRKVHEEAICIMMSANPSIDSAVQTTQMGAYNYISKPFDPEKIIPMIHRALERRWYILEARRLREERENNLAELSVDKSRLFTVINSIDDGILVINQNKEIIFYNPRFLQLIDTDRQILIGDSMFRYLPQSLQKQICEILRKAESEGKTGAIKQELVIKPPLELVVMANTAPVLGENGQCLGVVSVLRDITEMKQLEQSKSRFVNMVAHELKAPLAAIHSYLKMILDNALGDDIVTYNTYMKRSLERTEALMELISDLMNIFRMDSKAVKRNLENVEVAELLESTVELFKPQMEEREISVNLTLKHGLFVKADPEEIRRVFTNLISNSIKYNKYEGSIDIACVEDGRWVKVSVKDTGIGMTPDEKDRLFQEFFRAKNKFTRDITGTGLGLTILKKIVDEYAGRITVDTEYGKGSTFTVYLPRVER
- a CDS encoding cyclic nucleotide-binding domain-containing protein, with translation MTQKYIQQLKEYAFFRDLSLDEIKTFYPFMELHQVPKGEMIIREGDKGNFMFLLLEGEVEISQPLTLPMSPGARDTREKAFIRLTHENHPFIGEMSLIQPNVPRSANVKAVKPCIIGIFKNSDLETLAEKYPHIGAVIMKNIACKLANDLRTANQNVLKLTTALSIIMD
- a CDS encoding iron hydrogenase small subunit, with translation MNITINNIEVWANPGETVLEVAEREGIRIPTLCYLKGFSPTGSCRMCMVEVEDQGRLVPSCAFPVYDGMKVKTNSPEVRRARKTIIELLLANHPQDCLVCTRNGNCDLQSLAAEYGVRSYRYVGQRRKGKLDLASPSIERDPEKCILCGRCVRVCHEMQNVGAIDLINRGFNSAVAPAMDRSLNTVACVYCGQCIVHCPVGALREKSDQKRVWEAINNTDKLVVAQIAPAVRVAIGEEFGLEPGEIVTGKIVAALRRMGVDTVFDTNFAADLTIMEEANELIERITQKKTLPMVTSCSPGWVKYLEHFYPDLMDHLSSCKSPHEMEGAMIKSYYARKMGINPEKIFVVSVMPCIAKKFEAQRPELGKEYQDVDAVITTRELARMIRVAGLDFSRLPDEGFDDPLGESTGAGAIFGAAGGVMEAALRTAHYMMTGKDMPVIDFSPIRGLQGVKESTVEINGIKLKVAAVSGLKNIDVLLKDMQAGKSEYHFIEVMACPNGCINGGGQPLPSTPEKIQKRTEAIYKIDQGLPKRCSHHNQSIQKLYHEFLEKPGSHTAHDLLHTYYTKRNRH
- a CDS encoding NAD-binding protein — protein: MNIRRQLKNISRQRYIPVLTGLLAVPFLGSLVILLVDPVSFHSLQEALWWAFVTITTVGYGDLIPGPGLPRVVAVLIMFGGITFVSMLTATISSTFVARKIREGKGLATVTVSNHIIICGWNEEAISLIESIISLFENHDLCSIVLINELPEEDVNNIIFQYKNADIQYVRGDFTKEFVLERANLQDARSVIIIPNDLDIQGDPDEKTVLATLSIKSLSPKTPVIAFINRSENRSHLKRANADEVIVRDEYSGFILASSVLMPGVPQAYFQLMNHKVNPSLYREKMPSALVGKTFKEASRFFREEDRAILIGVVSEKKRASFSDFLSSDSSHLDAFIERKLRMAGHSMEDKSRINIHLNPEDDYIISDDDLAVLIR
- a CDS encoding response regulator, which encodes MSKKILLIDDDTDLINIYKPFLQKNGFEVEAAYNSEEGKKLFKSFKPDVVFADLVMEHFDSGFVLCHWMENQPERKNAHVVIFTSTGHETGYRFSTQTSEEKNWINADDYLEKPISPNDLLQYIKDKVLKES